In the genome of Microcoleus vaginatus PCC 9802, the window CCTTTTTCAATATCTGTTTCTAATTCGTTTTTAGCCTTGTTCAGTTGATCGGTTCGTACTTCTACGAGAGATTCCAGGTTGTTAGTGTATCGACTTACCTCTGCAACCATAGCATTGAAAGCCTCAGCCAGTTGTTGAAACTCATCGTTGCTTGTGACTTCTACAGCTACATCAAAATTATGGTGGCGAATCTTTTCTGATGCCTGGTACAGCTTCCGAATCGGCTTCACTAACCAGTTGCTGAGCAGAGATGCTGCTAGCAAGGAAATGAATAAGCTACTGCCAATAATTTTCAAGCTAGTCCATTTCAGGCTATCAACTTCTATGGCTAGGCTACTAACATCGACATCTAAGTTGAGGACAGCAACAACTTTACCTGTATCATCTTTCAGGGGAACGGCGGTTGAAATGTAGGCATCTTTTTTATTATTATACTCATAATAAAACTCAGTGTCTACTTTGGGCTGACCGTCGAAAGCTGCGCGGATAGACGGAGAATTTGGGAAATAATAGTACCCAACAAAATCATTACTAATTTTTGTCGAACTACCTTCATAGCGATACCCTTTATCGCTAGCCAGCAGTCTCACAAATTTGCGGTCAGGAAACTCAGGGACTGTGCTGATTAGATAGGATGCCGTGATGTAGATGTCAGATGAATCGTCTCTCCGACTTTGATTCGTAATCTCTCCTAACTTGCGAGCCAGATTTTGATACCTTTTTGAAGCTGTAATCTTGTCATGCACCTCTTTGGATAACCCAGGAAACTCAGTATTTTCTGTTCCAGAATTTATTTGCTGCTGGGATAGCTTTAGACTCTGTGAATTAATTTGAGCTGCTAGGTTCTTAATTTCTGCTATATCTTTGCTAGAAAAAGATGATGATCCCTTGATGCCAATTTGTTTTAACTCCTTAGCCTGGTTTTTTAGCAAATTTCGCTGGATGCTTGATTGGAGCCAAAAAATACTTGTGGTAGCAACCCCAACAGACAGGACGGAAAGCGCTAAGCCTAACTTCAAACTGAAGGGAAACTTCAAAGATATTCCCAATTTTAAGGGTAACTTTGGGTTCTTGAGATGAATGTCAGCGTTGCCTACTTGGCTGGTTAAGTCTAAATTAGCTGACGGCAAAAGAGAACTCTCTAAATTGTCTGGATTAGTCTGTTTAACGTAAGAACCCACAGTTGTACTCCTGTTTTTATACGTCGCTCAATCAAAAAGCAGTATGGCTTCTCTAGTTTGAAATTAGGGAGATTTAATCCCCTGGATGCCCTCTCCTATCTATTACCTTTCCGCTCGACCGTAAATATATTGCGATTGCGATTTTCTACCCGCTCGTAAGAAAATTTATCAACGCCTTGAATAGCCAGATAAACTCCTAGCCCTCCAATACTTTTTTCGTGCAAGTTTTTATCCAAATCACTAGGTAGCGCTTGCTCGATGGGATCGTAAGTGACTGCTGTATCCTCAATAACAATTGTCAAATTTCGATCGCTGAGTTCGGTGCATAACTCCAAATTCCCCTCACTGCCCGATTCTTCATAACCGTGAATGATGATATTGGTGGCAATTTCATCGACTGCTAGGCGCAGCCCGTAAGATGCTTTTTTTTCCAGCTCAGCCTCCGCTGCTGCCGCGAGGACATACTGAGCTATCTGACTTAAAGAATCTAGTTTTCCAGGCACGATTAACGGGTTCATAAATGAAACAATTTATCCTTCTAAAGGCTATGAATTTCCACAGAAATTGAGCTGCAATTTGGGGAGTTTGTATGCTCTGCAGCGAGGAACTCAGCTTGGAAAATTAGATTTAGGTGAGCTCATTGAGCAAACCCATCGATTGGCTGGTTAAGAAAGTTCTCTCCAAGAACTGCTTACTAAGTAAGATCACTGCTAGCTGCTGCCTGTAGAGCAGATAGATAACCTGACTGGTGTTAGCCTCTACCTTTAGATAGAGCAGCTAAACTGCTCGATCGCTACTTTTATCTGTCTTTTGGTGGATGCTATTCAATAGTATGTGTCCATCATTCGGATAAAGCAAGTCGGAAAAGTCGGATCATAAAGTCGGAAAAGTCGGATCATAAAGTCGGAAAAGCCGTCGCCCTGGTTTTACTATCTATCTATAGAGCAGATCAACAGCATGACTGGTACTGTTCTATGTCTTTTGGTAGATGCTATTC includes:
- a CDS encoding anti-sigma regulatory factor — protein: MNPLIVPGKLDSLSQIAQYVLAAAAEAELEKKASYGLRLAVDEIATNIIIHGYEESGSEGNLELCTELSDRNLTIVIEDTAVTYDPIEQALPSDLDKNLHEKSIGGLGVYLAIQGVDKFSYERVENRNRNIFTVERKGNR
- a CDS encoding HAMP domain-containing protein; translated protein: MGSYVKQTNPDNLESSLLPSANLDLTSQVGNADIHLKNPKLPLKLGISLKFPFSLKLGLALSVLSVGVATTSIFWLQSSIQRNLLKNQAKELKQIGIKGSSSFSSKDIAEIKNLAAQINSQSLKLSQQQINSGTENTEFPGLSKEVHDKITASKRYQNLARKLGEITNQSRRDDSSDIYITASYLISTVPEFPDRKFVRLLASDKGYRYEGSSTKISNDFVGYYYFPNSPSIRAAFDGQPKVDTEFYYEYNNKKDAYISTAVPLKDDTGKVVAVLNLDVDVSSLAIEVDSLKWTSLKIIGSSLFISLLAASLLSNWLVKPIRKLYQASEKIRHHNFDVAVEVTSNDEFQQLAEAFNAMVAEVSRYTNNLESLVEVRTDQLNKAKNELETDIEKGQKLQRNFLPNPILTVPNWEICAAFEPAKKVAGDFYDVFPLPNGSIGLVIADVCDKGVGAAMFMGLFRSFIRLFSGGTNFQFCDREATDRTAGMELEFDLYQRQALQAIEITNNYISEEHGETGMFATMFFGVLNPETGLLTYINGGHESPLIINASGIKTALKSTGPAVGMMPNMKFKIQQVQLEPGDILFGYTDGLTDARSPNKEFFTEKRVLSLLNQPYSSASELLERMKTDVFTHIDCAAQFDDITLLAVRRKIPGTS